One Numenius arquata chromosome 13, bNumArq3.hap1.1, whole genome shotgun sequence genomic region harbors:
- the IRX5 gene encoding iroquois-class homeodomain protein IRX-5 isoform X1: MSYPQGYLYQPSASLALYSCPAYSTSVISGPRTDELGRSSSGSAFSPYAGSTAFTAPSPGYNSHLQYGTDPAAAAAAAFTSYVGSPYDHTPGMAGSLGYHPYAAPLGSYPYGDPAYRKNATRDATATLKAWLNEHRKNPYPTKGEKIMLAIITKMTLTQVSTWFANARRRLKKENKMTWTPRNRSEDEEEEENIDLEKNDEDEPQKLDEKGDPETPDTGAADPKAAPGCERLQESPGPREAEAGLSDSDCKEPAEERLDGPPAPPKAPGSSPLGPCPAGRGLPPAGGEEPPPYRPPSAAAGPPHAADLHPLLPAATGASVIHSPQQAALAKPKLWSLAEIATSADKAKEAGGEAAPPGPAVLGGGGGPSRSPPRPRSPTAPCPFPNGAVLPRPLYYTAPFYPGYTNYGSFGALHGHPAGGPAAAPGAHFNGLNQTVLSRAESLAKDTKMIRSQSQVDLCKDSPYELKKGMSNI; the protein is encoded by the exons ATGTCGTATCCTCAGGGTTATTTGTACCAGCCGTCAGCGTCCTTGGCTCTCTACTCCTGCCCGGCGTACAGCACCAGCGTGATCTCCGGACCCAGGACCGATGAACTTGGGAGATCTTCTTCGGGCTCCGCTTTTTCCCCTTATGCCGGATCTACCGCCTTTACCGCCCCTTCCCCGGGTTACAACTCCCACCTCCAGTACGGCACCgacccggccgccgccgccgccgccgccttcacTTCCTACGTG ggcTCGCCCTACGACCACACGCCAGGCATGGCCGGCTCCCTGGGCTACCACCCGTACGCGGCGCCGCTCGGCTCCTACCCCTACGGGGACCCCGCGTACCGCAAGAACGCGACGCGGGACGCCACGGCCACCCTCAAGGCCTGGCTCAACGAGCACCGGAAAAACCCCTACCCCACCAAGGGCGAGAAGATCATGCTGGCCATCATCACCAAAATGACCCTCACCCAGGTCTCCACCTGGTTCGCCAACGCGCGGCGGCGGCtcaaaaaggagaataaaatgaCCTGGACCCCGCGGAACCGCAGCGaggacgaggaggaagaggagaacatCGACCTGGAGAAAAATGACGAGGACGAACCCCAGAAACTGGACGAGAAGGGGGACCCCGAGACGCCGGACACAG gagcgGCGGATCCCAAGGCAGCGCCGGGCTGCGAGCGCCTCCAGGAGTCCCCCGGCCCCCGGGAGGCCGAGGCCGGCCTCAGCGACTCGGATTGCAAAGAGCCGGCGGAGGAGCGGCTCGAcgggccgcccgccccccccaagGCGCCCGGCTCTTCCCCTCTGGGGCCGTGCCCGGCGGGCCGCGGGCTGCCGCCGGCGGGCGGCGAGGAGCCCCCGCCGTACCGcccgccctccgccgccgccgggccaCCGCACGCCGCCGACTTGCACCCGCTGCTGCCCGCCGCCACCGGCGCCTCCGTCATCCACTCGCCGCAGCAGGCGGCCCTCGCCAAGCCCAAGCTCTGGTCGCTGGCCGAGATCGCCACCTCGGCGGACAAGGCGAAGGAGGCCGGCGGCGAGGcggcgccccccggccccgccgtgctgggcggcggcggcggcccgtcGCGCTCACCGCCGCGGCCGCGCTCGCCGACGGCTCCGTGCCCCTTCCCCAACGGGGCGGTCCTGCCGCGGCCGCTCTACTACACGGCGCCCTTCTACCCCGGTTACACGAACTACGGCTCCTTCGGGGCCCTGCACGGGCACCCcgccggcggccccgccgccgcccccggcgcccACTTCAATGGATTAAACCAGACTGTCCTCAGCAGAGCCGAGAGCCTGGCTAAAGACACTAAAATGATCAGGAGCCAGTCCCAAGTAGACCTTTGCAAAGACTCACCTTACGAACTGAAGAAAGGTATGTCCAACATTTAA
- the IRX5 gene encoding iroquois-class homeodomain protein IRX-5 isoform X2 translates to MSYPQGYLYQPSASLALYSCPAYSTSVISGPRTDELGRSSSGSAFSPYAGSTAFTAPSPGYNSHLQYGTDPAAAAAAAFTSYVGSPYDHTPGMAGSLGYHPYAAPLGSYPYGDPAYRKNATRDATATLKAWLNEHRKNPYPTKGEKIMLAIITKMTLTQVSTWFANARRRLKKENKMTWTPRNRSEDEEEEENIDLEKNDEDEPQKLDEKGDPETPDTAADPKAAPGCERLQESPGPREAEAGLSDSDCKEPAEERLDGPPAPPKAPGSSPLGPCPAGRGLPPAGGEEPPPYRPPSAAAGPPHAADLHPLLPAATGASVIHSPQQAALAKPKLWSLAEIATSADKAKEAGGEAAPPGPAVLGGGGGPSRSPPRPRSPTAPCPFPNGAVLPRPLYYTAPFYPGYTNYGSFGALHGHPAGGPAAAPGAHFNGLNQTVLSRAESLAKDTKMIRSQSQVDLCKDSPYELKKGMSNI, encoded by the exons ATGTCGTATCCTCAGGGTTATTTGTACCAGCCGTCAGCGTCCTTGGCTCTCTACTCCTGCCCGGCGTACAGCACCAGCGTGATCTCCGGACCCAGGACCGATGAACTTGGGAGATCTTCTTCGGGCTCCGCTTTTTCCCCTTATGCCGGATCTACCGCCTTTACCGCCCCTTCCCCGGGTTACAACTCCCACCTCCAGTACGGCACCgacccggccgccgccgccgccgccgccttcacTTCCTACGTG ggcTCGCCCTACGACCACACGCCAGGCATGGCCGGCTCCCTGGGCTACCACCCGTACGCGGCGCCGCTCGGCTCCTACCCCTACGGGGACCCCGCGTACCGCAAGAACGCGACGCGGGACGCCACGGCCACCCTCAAGGCCTGGCTCAACGAGCACCGGAAAAACCCCTACCCCACCAAGGGCGAGAAGATCATGCTGGCCATCATCACCAAAATGACCCTCACCCAGGTCTCCACCTGGTTCGCCAACGCGCGGCGGCGGCtcaaaaaggagaataaaatgaCCTGGACCCCGCGGAACCGCAGCGaggacgaggaggaagaggagaacatCGACCTGGAGAAAAATGACGAGGACGAACCCCAGAAACTGGACGAGAAGGGGGACCCCGAGACGCCGGACACAG cgGCGGATCCCAAGGCAGCGCCGGGCTGCGAGCGCCTCCAGGAGTCCCCCGGCCCCCGGGAGGCCGAGGCCGGCCTCAGCGACTCGGATTGCAAAGAGCCGGCGGAGGAGCGGCTCGAcgggccgcccgccccccccaagGCGCCCGGCTCTTCCCCTCTGGGGCCGTGCCCGGCGGGCCGCGGGCTGCCGCCGGCGGGCGGCGAGGAGCCCCCGCCGTACCGcccgccctccgccgccgccgggccaCCGCACGCCGCCGACTTGCACCCGCTGCTGCCCGCCGCCACCGGCGCCTCCGTCATCCACTCGCCGCAGCAGGCGGCCCTCGCCAAGCCCAAGCTCTGGTCGCTGGCCGAGATCGCCACCTCGGCGGACAAGGCGAAGGAGGCCGGCGGCGAGGcggcgccccccggccccgccgtgctgggcggcggcggcggcccgtcGCGCTCACCGCCGCGGCCGCGCTCGCCGACGGCTCCGTGCCCCTTCCCCAACGGGGCGGTCCTGCCGCGGCCGCTCTACTACACGGCGCCCTTCTACCCCGGTTACACGAACTACGGCTCCTTCGGGGCCCTGCACGGGCACCCcgccggcggccccgccgccgcccccggcgcccACTTCAATGGATTAAACCAGACTGTCCTCAGCAGAGCCGAGAGCCTGGCTAAAGACACTAAAATGATCAGGAGCCAGTCCCAAGTAGACCTTTGCAAAGACTCACCTTACGAACTGAAGAAAGGTATGTCCAACATTTAA